Proteins from a genomic interval of Benincasa hispida cultivar B227 chromosome 7, ASM972705v1, whole genome shotgun sequence:
- the LOC120081949 gene encoding NADPH-dependent pterin aldehyde reductase-like has translation MRGGVGEGMKKVLITGVSKGLGRALAIEMAKLGHIIIGCSRTQNDLHLLEQHLRNISPHNHFLLNIDVSCNDSVKEMARIVVDKIGVPDIIVNNAGVINKQGKIWEIPKEEFDNVIDINIKGTTNVLRHFIPLMTPKNQGIIVNMSAIMARIGVPMASPYCSSKWAIEGLSKSVAKEMPDGMTIITLDPGIVNTQMLFSLLGDIASQFQTPEKWAKKAAPMILNLTGMDNGASLTVDDPGVLPF, from the exons ATGAGAGGTGGAGTAGGAGAGGGGATGAAGAAGGTTTTAATAACGGGAGTGAGTAAAGGGTTGGGAAGAGCATTGGCAATAGAAATGGCAAAGCTTGGTCACATTATTATTGGTTGCTCTCGTACGCAAAACGACCTCCATTTACTTGAACAACACCTCCGCAACATCTCTCCCCACAACCATTTTCTCCTCAACATCGATGTG AGTTGCAACGACAGTGTTAAGGAGATGGCACGAATTGTTGTAGACAAAATAGGAGTTcctgatataattg TAAATAACGCGGGTGTGATTAATAAGCAaggaaagatttgggagattcCTAAAGAAGAGTTTGACAATGTAATTGACATAAATATAAAGGGGACAACAAATGTGTTACGCCATTTTATTCCACTCATGACTCCTAAGAACCAAGGCATCATTGTTAACATGTCAGCTATCATGGCAAGAATTGGAGTTCCTATG GCATCTCCATATTGTAGCTCAAAATGGGCAATTGAAGGCTTAAGCAAATCAGTAGCCAAAGAGATGCCAGATGGAATGACGATTATAACCTTGGATCCTGGCATTGTAAATACACAAATGCTATTTTCTTTATTGGGCGATATTGCATCTCAATTCCAAACACCTGAAAAGTG GGCTAAGAAAGCAGCTCCGATGATCCTGAATCTTACAGGCATGGATAATGGTGCATCCCTGACGGTTGATGATCCTGGCGTTCTACCATTCTAA